Genomic segment of Lepus europaeus isolate LE1 chromosome 6, mLepTim1.pri, whole genome shotgun sequence:
ATTGCCAACCAATAGAAGAAGGGTCACAAGCACTACAGCCCAATCAGGAACTCAGACAAGAGCTGAGCATGCACATCTCAGCCCTGGGAATTAAGGGAtagctgcccagctccttgctccgCGCTTTGCAATACATGTCTACTTTCTTCTACCACCCCATTTTAGTAATTGGTTTACTGACCCAGTTTAGGGGGTTCTACAATAATTCCTATAACCAGTTTTGGGGGTGTTTGATAATATCCTTACTTGTGAAGTGAATCTATTTTAGGAAGCATATagctgagttttgttttttatgcaGTTAACCATTCTGTCTTTTAGaaaatttaatctatttacaGAGTAACAACTGATAAAGAAGGACTTAGCATTtccatttgttatttgttttcttgttggttttcatatgttcttttcttcctctctcgcTGCTTTCTTTGAGTTTAAGGAGAGATTATATGcatacagatttattttcttgaaaacagaaatactaatatcacaaagtgagggtTCATGATAATGATcagcacttcagatccagtttcctgctaatacacctgggaggcaatggagatgatccaagtacctgggttcctactacccaagtgggagacccagctggagttcttggctctgggctttggcctggtccagactaaCATGGACTGTTGTAGGtacttggggaatgagccagcagatacaaagtctctctctcccactcttctatcattctacttttcaaatgaataaattaacaaatctttaaaagaggacAAAAATAAGCTTTGCAAAAATCTCTACCTTCTGCTCTTAGATTTAAAAACTCTTTGAGAACCCAAATTTATGTTTCAATTCAAAATGACTATGTGTACCCCCTTCCCAGTACCAAAATTTATCATCACTTTAGTGGAGAGGGAATGGTGATGGTCATTGTCACACAGAGGCATGTAATTTAAAAGCCAAAAATTCTTTGATAAGAACTGCTTTTATTGAGCTGATATCCACAAAACATAAAGTTAACCATTTTGATGTGAATAATTCCATGAACTTGGCAAAATTTCTGTTCACATAGTAATCAACACGTGAAGGCTAATCCCCTAATAGTGTGGGGATTTCCATTGGAAATAAAAATAGCAGAAGTGGGAAAGCCTGAAAGAGAATTAGACAAATCACCACCTGAGGAAATGTAGTTCCATTGCAATAATTCGTGTTTTACAACAATGACTGAGGAAttggtgaaaattacaaaacagcatatcataaaaaatcaataataaaacatGTTTTACATCTCCAAATATTAATTCTTCTGCCAAatcattttagcattttatttacttttgggtAGTATGCTAAAAATGATAGTCTTCCTATAGGAGCAGTTTCCCTACAGTTTCACAGCATAGAATTCTACTAGTAAATAGGTCTGGCACATCCTCTGGGTTATTTAATTGAGAAAAAGTTGGAGTTTCTCCATGTTGATGATGCTGGTGATGAAAGTAATGAAAAGCTCGAATTGAAgtgaagttgtattttttttccctttttagatGCCTTCATTTACTGCTCAGAAGTATATTctgccttctctctttgtctatctggTATACTGCTAGAAATGAAGTCATGAAAACACAGTGTGCATCTGATGATGCCTTCTGAGGACAAAACACAAGTCAGGTAGAGCCAGAGATTGACTCCTTTGCAGTACCAAGGACTTGTGTTTTATCCAGGGAATATCAAGTGAATGATAGAAAGAAAATTCAGGCTTACCTGCCCTGGCTCCATGTCTAGGACACTAGTGACTGGAACATACTACTGGTCTACCTATAGAGTGGACAGGAGCAGAAATCACATCCTCTCCACCCTATTTCTCAGCTAATGAAAATATGCTGAGCTCTCAGCCTTTTCAGCATTTGTTTTGACTTCTGATATcactctgttctgttctgttttctgCTCTCCTTACTATCTCATCtacttctctcccccaccctttcGACCTTACAGTGACAGTTGCTTCTCACAAATACTGTATGAAGGCACATTGCAGAGTTGGTCGTACACGACTGACATGTGAATCCATACACAATTGTGAGATGAGTTTTCCCGGGTAGCTGTGCTTCTTATttgaaacctgttaaaataaaatattgtaagtTAATTAGAACAGACATAAGGAATCCTGCCTACCAGGTACTGAAATAAATCAGCAAGGATTCAAGGCTGCATCTGGTAGTTTCTGGagtgcgggtttgagtcctggatgctctgcttttgacccagctcactgcttaatgcacctaagaaggtagtagaagatggctcatccacttgggtccccaccacccatgagggagatcaggatggaactcggctcctggtttcagcctgttgtggccatttggagaatgaaccagcagctggaagactggAAGATCaactgtatctgtctctgtctctctctctgtctctgtcactctctgtctctccccatctgtatttctctacctttcaaattgataaataaaataaataagaaacaataaaaaccataaatATGTGGGTGAATCTAAATGAACAttgatgtgtacacacacatacatacacacacatacatgcacacacacaaacagagctAGTGTTTTAAAGGGCTGTATTTTTACTTAGTTGTAAGGTATACCATCTCCTTGATCAAATAGTATGcaataaaattcattcaaactGGGAGAATTTAATAGCAAACACTgcaaaagctaaaaaataaagaGCTCTTTTAGTGTAggagtaaatgaaaaataaaatcataaaacagaaaagaacatAGAAGTAGGCATGTCTCAATCTTGCTATCAGGAGgaaataggaggaaaaaaatattcttagcTAGGTTGAACCACAAGCTGAAACCAGCATAGTTACAGAAGATGAGACCTTTGCCCAAATGCCAAAGATGTGTGATTGTTAATCTATCAGGAGAGCAATGTGGAGGGTGGCCCTGGGCATTTAGTGGAATCCTTAAGCTATATGGTGTGTAGACTCTCCAGTTCCACCCAGAGATGCAAATCACCTACCTGAGAAAACTTGTTGGACCATAGGAAACCCACCCTAACTGAGAAAATAGTGCAATTACAAGTATGCTTCTTGGATTCTAGTCCTATTTCAACAGACCTGCTGTTCTCTTGCAAGCACATGACAATAGTCACCTTCACTAAGAGAGGGCTGCTGCTACAGTACATCCTCAGGTAGTTAGCCCTAGCTGTGTTTCTTGTCTGCTGCTTCCTTGCAGTGTGCTCCATAGATctagctctgcacacacacacatacacacacacacaccccaccacaccccaccacacaccacacatgcactcactcacactcacacaccacaAAAATTCCATCACACAGTATTTCTCTGATCATCACGAAGCAGGTAAACCTGAAACctaaaacaaagagaaagctAAAAAATGCGCACATGTTTGTAAATTCAGAAACGCACTCCCAAACAACTCATGGGTCAAAGAACAACACACAGTAGAAGTTAGAAAGTATTCTGAGCGAATGACTGTGGAAATCTATTAGAATGATAGCCTTCACTGCACATACTTGAGAACAAGAAGAGCTGAAGTTCATGAGTTaagcatccaatatgggaagttAGAGGTCAAATAGCAAATTCAACACAAAGAACTTAAAAGAAGTAACAGGAACATACAAGGAAGATATAATTTGATattctgatttaaaaagaaaatatatggcaATTACGGTGAGGAAGGCTTCAATACACACTGAGGAAGATCTATaagttgaaaataattaaatgagcTATGTGGTTGTTTTTTAACTTAATGATAATAGTATACATCACATACTTACTATACACAAGACACTGcactaaatgattttattttacccCCTTTGTCTCACAGTCCTATGAGTTCTATGCTCATTGAAGGATAAGGAGTCACACAGCCAGTGAGAGGGCTTGTCACTAACTCAGCTGAGGCCTGACTTGGAAGCCCATGTTCTCAGTCACAGTGGTGTGCCTAGTGACAGTGACTGCTCCTTGGCTGGACAACATCAAACAAATGCCATGTGTCCTGCCACAAAGAAATTAATGAGACCACTCTGCGAATAGCACTGGCTGGCCTCTCAGCTCCTCCTGACCCTGAGTCCTCCTCCAaccttttcttttcctccccaGCTCACTCTTCCTcactgtgtatttttctttttctctttctcacacacagctACCAAACCAGGTTCTTAAATGCTTGACGTTCTTTGGTCTCTTTGAGGAAAAGGATGAAGCTTCCGAGATACTTACAAGTTAGAAGAGAATGTTGATCCATCCTCCCAGAGCCACGGGCTCCCACTCTGGGAACGAGACAGCCCTATCCAAAATGAATGAGCGGGTTggaaagacatttctctttctataaattCCTGTAGTGAAACAGAATTGATTACAAACACACATCATggggatagatagataggtagctAGGTGATAGACTTATTATAGATGTTAAGAAAAACATAAGGGACTGacgctgtggtggagtgggtaaagctgctgcctgtgatgccagaatcccacatgggctctggtttgtatctggctgctccacttccaatccagctccctgctaatgtgcttgggaaaagctgcagaagatggcccaagagcttggacccctgccacccatgtgggagacctggaggaagctcctggctcctggcttcggtctggcccagccctggccattgtggccattttgggaatgaagcagtgaatgggggatctcactctatctctatatatttatCTGCTTAACTCttgactttaaaatgaataaaataaatttgtaaataaaaagagagaagtgagcaaggaaggaaaagagattaAATCACTTTGGTGATAGAGATGTGCATAAACTGACAACCATGCAGAGAGGGGCTCATTCTTGAGTGTTTCACAAggcctattttatttctttagagtAATTAGCATTCAATTTCCAATAAAGAATAGGTTCATAACGTCAATGTATTGCCTTCATTCAACCCAAACTTGACAAAATCCATGGGTGACAAGCTCTCAGTGTGGCTTTCATGACGATAGGCTACTATCTTCTCAAGTTGAAAATCTAGATTGATACTATGTTTGTCAAGAAATATTTCTTAGCACTGGATAACAACTTCAAAATAATTTAGACTCTCTGAATGTTTTAGGAAAAAGCAATCTGAGGTTCCATGAAAGTAACTGAATTGTTGACAAGTACAGGACAATTTATTGTCAGTTGCAGAGTGCTCTAAAAGCAGACAGCCTTCTAGTACAACATTCTTCCTTTGCCATATACCcactttcattaattttaatgtgaaatgcAACTGTTGGGCAACAtagtacagaaacagaagacTGAGCATAGTGAAGGTAagtgaaaaattataaattagatTTTGAGTGTAAATTGTTACCTGACCATATTCCTTGTCATAATTTATCTGTGTTTTGCCTTTCGTTCATCATAAACTGAGAgactcattcttcttttttttttttttaaagatttatttattttatttgaaagtcagggttacacagagagagaaggagagagagagagagagagagagaaagagagagagagaggtctcccatccggtgattcactccccaattggccacaatggttggagctgtgctgatctgaagccaggagcctggagcctcttccagatctcccacacaggtgcaggggtccaagaacttgggccatcttccactgctttcccagaccattgcagagagctggatcagaagtggagcagccgggactcgaactggagcccatatgggatgccagctctgcaggcagcagctttacccactatgccacagcgccagcccggggagattcatttttctgtgaaacTGTGTATGTCTGTAGAGCTCTTCCTAAACTCCTGTATTATTTGTTTCCAATAccagatatttaatttttaacagatattgtttcttttttcttaacaaaTTATGAGCCCTGCAATAGTGAGGTTACTTTAgaaatctctttgcctttcccagTATTTTGCAGAGTAAATGATTTATAAGTtattattgtttccatttttctttttctttatacatttaattaactaattatttgaaaggcagagtgatagagagcaagagggaaggagggagagagagggagagagagagagagagagagagagagagagagagagagaatctttcatctactggttcattccccagatgcccacaacagccaaggctggaccaggccaaagccaggaaacaggaactcggTTGgaatctcccatgagggtggcagggatccaaagtacttgcgtcatcatctgctgtcttcccagacacaataagggagctggatgggaagcagaggcaggacttggtcCCAGGCACTGCTTTGTGGGATGTTCATGTCcaaagcagtggcttgaccttctgtgccacaacacctgctccagctTCCATTTTTCTTGACAATTATTATGACAAAGGGGAGAGTTTTCTGTTTTACTCcaccaaatttaaaaattgacagtGTAAATTTGCTAAAATGGGTAGTGATTTGGTTACCATAATCATGCAGACACGGGGTGTGTTTGAAATGGATTTGTTTTAAAGTGAAATgtggttatttaaaaaattaatgaagaggccagtgttgtggcgtagctgttaaggccaccgcctgtgatgccagtatcccatatggatgccagtttgagtcccgactgctgcacttctgatccagctctctgctatggcctgggaaagcagtgaaagatggcctaaatcctcaggtccctgcacccatttgggagacctggaagaagctcctggcttcagattggcccagctccagctgtttcagccatttggggagtgaaccagtggatggaagattgctttgtctctgtaactctgcctttcaaataaacaaataaatcttaaaaataattaaaaataaaagcatatattaTGTACTTTACATGCTTAATGCATGCTATTATTGTGataatagagaaattaaaaatgactttCTCTCAGGGAAAATTGTTAACAGAGAGTTAAACCTTAGATCTACACTTACCAGTTCTTCTGAGCTGTCTATCTTCAGGAGATGAGAGGCCAGTTGAGAGCATTGTCTTTTACTTCCATTCCAGGTATCTAGTGATGTTCTAAAGAAATAACAGCTTGTCTCGTGCATGATCCAATTAGGGGGACAAGAGCTGGAAAAGATCCCTGGAAATAAGCGATAGATACTATGAATTTCATAGCACATCAGCTCACTGTCCTAGAGTAagcatcatctctctctctctctctctttgtttttagttttatttgaaaggcagagctatacacagagagatctttcatctgctggttcgctctggaaatggctgtgatggcagcctgggtctcccacgtggatgcagtggcctaagcacttggaccatcttatgcagctttcccaggtatattaacagggagttgtattgaaagtggagcagctgggaatggaaccagtgcccatatgggatactggcattgcaggtgacagcttaaccctttACGCCACAGTGGCTGCTCCAGTACCATTCATCTTAAGGGGATTGAATAAACAATCAGTTACCACTGATGTATTTCAAGTCCAACTATAGGGATATGATTTTACAGAAGAGAATGCATTCAAATTCCACCAttcatttaaaacttaaaaattaataaaacaaaggtTTAGACAGCAACCTATCCTTTCCTTTTTGATTTGTGTTCCATTCCTTCAAATTCAACCAAGGACCCTCTATAACTCCCTAAAATAAACCCACTCAAAGTCAATCATTGGGGCACACCCTAATTTCATATTACTTAACATATTTTATGGTATGAGATCCATTTCAAAAATGTGACTTTCCAAATTAGAAAACCTGAATGGTAATTATTCACATTATAGAATATattgattatatttattaaattcttgATAAAATAGTGAGGCATTGCGGGTCCaaagatgaaaaaatgaaatggaaatattaaaTCATAGTCAATTATGATGAAATTAAGGTAAAGATAAGCTGTATATGAAATTTAAGAGGGGTGAGcattttagcacagcagttaggatgtgGCTtgggcatcccgtattggagggactgggttcaagtcctggttctactttgaattgcagctttctgctaatgtataccctgggaaatAGCAGTGATGGTTTAAGGAGTTagattcctgccattcacattgGAAACtaggattgaggtcctggctccttgttttggctttgctcagccctagctgttggggacatttggagagtgaaccagcagatgaaagatatctctctctgcctttcaaataaaatgaaagcagtaagttaaattaatttaaatatcagctcacaattgatagctctgatagctctaagagtcaaagagatcacacaaacaagacaagtaactgctaatactaactgatagaatcaaaaagggagagaaagatccaacatgggaaccgggatacacagcagactcatagaatggcagatgtcctaaacaacactctggcctcagaatcacccctcaaggcattcggatctggctgaagagcccatgagagtatagcaggcatggaaagccaagatatcatggaaaaaaaaaaaaaaagacctaaatgaaagatctctgtgagtgagatcccagtggaaagaacggggccatcaaagaaggaggtacccttctccgaagggaggagagaacctccactttgactatgaccctatcggaataagatcaaagtcagcgaaccctaaaggcttccatagccctggaaactcatgactagagcctagggagattactgacgccatgaacaggagtgtcaaattgttaaatcagcaacaggagtcactgtgtacttacaccccatgtgggatctgtccctaatgtgtcgtctaaagcgaagtgatgctataactagtactgaaacagtatttttatactatgtgtttctgtgtgggcacaaactgatgaggtctttactaattatataccgaattgatcttctgtacataaagagaattggaaatgaaaaaaaaaaaaacaacctggtgttaaaatggaaatggcatagaaaattaattaatttgaaaaaaaaattatgtaggatctctgtctttaatgtgctgtacattgctatttaatgctataattagtaatccaatggtagtttattcactttacgttgctatgtgggcaaaatgatgaaatctttacctaatatatactaaactgatcttctgtatataaagagaattgaaaatgaatctttacatgaatggaaggggagagggaacgggaaaggggagggttgcgggcgggagggaagttatgggaggggggaagccattgtaacccataagctatactttggaaatttatattcattaaataaaagttaaaaaaaaattaatttaaatataaaaaataaaaacatcatcaGCATCACCATCAGCATGCCccgtcagcattccatatgggcaccatttctagtcccatctgcttcactttcaatccagcttcctgctaatgtacctgggaaagcagaggaagatggtccaagtgtttgggcctctgcatccatgcaggaggctcggaggaagcacctggttcttggcttcagcctggcccagccctggtcattgtagccatttggggagtgagccagtggatagaagactgatttctctctgcctgtcccactccctctctgtggctctgactttcaaataaataagtaaatcttgaataataaaaaacaagTAATTAAATTGTATGATCAAAGAAAAATTTAACCAGAGTTTTTAGGAATGTATGTATTAGTTCTATTTCctctttatgtttttaatttagcTTTTTAAATCTTGGCAATATTTactcctctttccttttcctacACTATTCTTCCTTTCTAATGTTTTATTTCCT
This window contains:
- the CLEC7A gene encoding C-type lectin domain family 7 member A isoform X1, whose translation is MEFRSDLENVDEDGYTQLVFKSRVTTRTRVLSEKGTGAASPPWRLVAVTLGILCLVILVVAVVLSALAFQRSNSGSQPLKNDNFPSRNRENHNQPTKSSLEESVAPTKALKTTGIFSSSCPPNWIMHETSCYFFRTSLDTWNGSKRQCSQLASHLLKIDSSEELEFIEREMSFQPAHSFWIGLSRSQSGSPWLWEDGSTFSSNLFQIRSTATRENSSHNCVWIHMSVVYDQLCNVPSYSICEKQLSL
- the CLEC7A gene encoding C-type lectin domain family 7 member A isoform X4; protein product: MEFRSDLENVDEDGYTQLVFKSRVTTRTRVLSEKGIFSSSCPPNWIMHETSCYFFRTSLDTWNGSKRQCSQLASHLLKIDSSEELEFIEREMSFQPAHSFWIGLSRSQSGSPWLWEDGSTFSSNLFQIRSTATRENSSHNCVWIHMSVVYDQLCNVPSYSICEKQLSL
- the CLEC7A gene encoding C-type lectin domain family 7 member A isoform X2, with the protein product MEFRSDLENVDEDGYTQLVFKSRVTTRTRVLSEKGTGAASPPWRLVAVTLGILCLVILVVAVVLSALGIFSSSCPPNWIMHETSCYFFRTSLDTWNGSKRQCSQLASHLLKIDSSEELEFIEREMSFQPAHSFWIGLSRSQSGSPWLWEDGSTFSSNLFQIRSTATRENSSHNCVWIHMSVVYDQLCNVPSYSICEKQLSL
- the CLEC7A gene encoding C-type lectin domain family 7 member A isoform X5, with translation MEFRSDLENVDEDGYTQLVFKSRVTTRTRVLSEKGTGAASPPWRLVAVTLGILCLVILVVAVVLSALGIFSSSCPPNWIMHETSCYFFRTSLDTWNGSKRQCSQLASHLLKIDSSEELVSNKKHSYPGKLISQLCMDSHVSRVRPTLQCAFIQYL